In Corvus cornix cornix isolate S_Up_H32 chromosome 4A, ASM73873v5, whole genome shotgun sequence, one genomic interval encodes:
- the TSC22D3 gene encoding TSC22 domain family protein 3 isoform X2, with the protein MSTGMYQSPMEVAVYQLHNFSISFFSSLLGGDVVSVKLDNSASGASVVAIDNKIEQAMDLVKNHLMYAVREEVEVLKEQIKELLEKNSQLERENSLLKTLASPEQLEKFQSRLPAEVLCPEEQSPGVAAPAQHSGGSAV; encoded by the exons ATGAGCACCGGCATGTACCAGTCCCCCATGGAGGTGGCTGTCTACCAGCTCCacaacttctccatctccttcttctcctccctgctcGGGGGGGATGTGGTCTCCGTGAAGCTCGACAACAG CGCCTCCGGAGCCAGCGTGGTGGCCATCGACAACAAGATCGAGCAGGCGATG GATCTTGTGAAAAATCATCTGATGTATGCTGTGCGGGAGGAGGTGGAGGTCCTGAAAGAGCAAATCAAGGAACTGTTGGAGAAAAACTCCCAGCTGGAGCGTGAGAACAGCCTCCTGAAGACCCtggccagccctgagcagctggagaagtTCCAGTCCCGGCTCCCAGCAGAGGTTCTGTGCCCTGAGGAGCAGAGCCCCGGGGTGGCTGCCCCGGCCCAGCACTCCGGGGGCTCTGCGGTGTAA
- the TSC22D3 gene encoding TSC22 domain family protein 3 isoform X1 — MSSSPAEECRSPVGLDCCSCCLDLANRSGLEEGAGGENNNPGSPTVSSFRQLREQLVRQNLNTDKLSSIMRQDSLEPVVRDPCYLFNQGICNRNIDQTLLSILLLFHSASGASVVAIDNKIEQAMDLVKNHLMYAVREEVEVLKEQIKELLEKNSQLERENSLLKTLASPEQLEKFQSRLPAEVLCPEEQSPGVAAPAQHSGGSAV; from the exons ATGTCCTCGTCGCCCGCGGAGGAGTGCCGGTCGCCCGTGGGGCTggactgctgcagctgctgcctggaccTGGCCAACCGAAGCGGGCTGGAGGAGGGGGCCGGGGGCGAGAACAACAACCCGGGCAGCCCCACCGTGAGCAGCTTCCGGCAGCTGCGGGAGCAGCTGGTCCGACAGAACCTCAACACCGACAAGCTGAGCTCCATCATGCGCCAGGACTCCCTGGAGCCCGTCGTGCGGGACCCCTGCTACCTCTTCAACCAGGGCATCTGCAACAGGAACATCGACCAGACCCTgctctccatcctcctcctcttccacag CGCCTCCGGAGCCAGCGTGGTGGCCATCGACAACAAGATCGAGCAGGCGATG GATCTTGTGAAAAATCATCTGATGTATGCTGTGCGGGAGGAGGTGGAGGTCCTGAAAGAGCAAATCAAGGAACTGTTGGAGAAAAACTCCCAGCTGGAGCGTGAGAACAGCCTCCTGAAGACCCtggccagccctgagcagctggagaagtTCCAGTCCCGGCTCCCAGCAGAGGTTCTGTGCCCTGAGGAGCAGAGCCCCGGGGTGGCTGCCCCGGCCCAGCACTCCGGGGGCTCTGCGGTGTAA